TGATCTCCGTGTCCTCGGCGATTGCCTTCACATCCCAGCCGCCGATGCTCTCGACGATGGACCGGCGCATAATGAAGTTAGTTCCCGGAATCGTACAGAGCTTGAAGAGCTTCCAGCGTCCCGCCTGGGCCATCCACTGAAAGGACAGCGTCTCAATGTTGATGAACCGGGTCAGCAGGCTGGCATCGCGGTTGCGGGTTCTGAACTTGCCGATGACCGCTCCAAGCCCTGCATCCTTGATGATCTCGGCCACCAGATATTTCAGCGCCGGGCGCTCAGGTGTATTATCCGCATCATAGATCGCAATCAGCTCGCCCCTGCTGCGGGCGAAGCCGATGTTCAGCGCATTGGATTTGCCTTTGCCGCCGGTGACGGCATCGGTGTTGATAATGATCAGATTGCGCTCCGGATTCCTCCGCTGGATTCCGGCCAGCAGCTCCGCGCTGTTATCTGATGAATTATCATTGATGACGATAATCTCATACCGGTCGTGCGGGTAATCCAGCGCCAGCAGGGATTCGACGGTCTGGCCGATCACGATGCCCTCGTTATGCGCAGGAACCATAATCGTGACCATCGGATGCTCCCCAGAAATTTCCGGCGGCGGTTCGTTCTCCGTTGCAATATAATACAGATACCCCGCAATAATCAGTGTTACATTCACCAGCAGCAGGGACCAGATGCAAATGACCGCAATGACCATCAGCACGTCTGAGATCGTCATAGTATTCTCCTAATGTCGTATAAATTTTCTGCTATGGCTTATTCAAATATTTCCTGCGGTACAGCCTGTATCCTACCGCCAGCAAGCCGCCGAAGAAGAGCAGCGCTGCTAGAATGACAAC
This region of Paenibacillus sp. FSL K6-1096 genomic DNA includes:
- a CDS encoding glycosyltransferase; the protein is MTISDVLMVIAVICIWSLLLVNVTLIIAGYLYYIATENEPPPEISGEHPMVTIMVPAHNEGIVIGQTVESLLALDYPHDRYEIIVINDNSSDNSAELLAGIQRRNPERNLIIINTDAVTGGKGKSNALNIGFARSRGELIAIYDADNTPERPALKYLVAEIIKDAGLGAVIGKFRTRNRDASLLTRFINIETLSFQWMAQAGRWKLFKLCTIPGTNFIMRRSIVESIGGWDVKAIAEDTEISFRIYMMGYRIKFQPKSVTWEQEPQTVKVWFKQRTRWAKGNIYVIVKNLPLLFNRKAAKIRFDILYYVSIYFLLLISLLTSDTLLVLHAMGYVHTTIAGLSSFLWLLAIVLFVVGIFVTLTTEKGEMSLSNLWIILLMYVSYCQLWMVVAAYGLYNYLKDVIFKREAKWYKTERY